The genome window GAAACGGACTCGTGACGGCTCCAAACAGGCCATCGTTCGCCGCCCCATCCCCGTGTGTTCCATCATCCAACATCTGGTGGGTGGTGAATCGTCCATAGGGTTTGTCGCGGAAATGCAGCCAAACGGAGTGAATTCCGCTGCCGCTCGACACAACGTGAGCCGTAATCGCGGCAGCCTGGGTTGCGTAGACCGGCTCCGTTGGCCCCTGAACCGAAACAATGTTCGGCTGCAACGGAGTCAGCTCTGCATGCGACATCAGGTAGTTGTAGCGGTTTGTGATGAAGGTCCTGAGAGCCACGAGATCATTCGTGTAGGCCGCCATGGTAATCCCCTTGCGCGGATCGGCGATCAGCGCCTGGACGCTCAGGGCATGAAAGGCCTGGATATTGGAAGTCATCACGCTGGGATTGAAATTCTCGCTGAGAACGGTGCGCATGTGAGCTAAGTAGCGCTGGCGAAGTTCCTTGATCGGCAAAAGTTTGTACAACAAGGGGCGCGTCGCGCTCGTGGCGCCAAAGACCGGCGAGAGGGTGGCATCCCCCGCGACGAACGCTTCATTGCCATCGTGCTCGACGGGGTGAATGCGGCCACTCTCGATTTCGTAGTAGAATCCGTAGTCGGCTCCTTTGTTCCAGTAACTGTCGTCGTCCGCAAAAATGTTCTCGATGGCCAGGAACCAGAGCCAGTTGTCGATGGCGAACACATCCTCCACCGCATCGCGAAGGTTCGCCGCGGGAGTGTTGTTGAGAACATCGATCGCGTGCACGAGTCGTCCAAACGCCACCGCCGAGCTGGCGTTGTCGGTTTTGAGCGTGTAGCGACTCTGGTAGGTGCTGATATTCGTGTTGCCAAGATAGCCAAACGCCGTGGTTGCCGTGGAGTTTGGATTGTTGGGAGCTCTCCATCGATCGCCATTGTTGCTGGGAAACCATTCCTTAATGAGCACGGAATCCTCCTGTTGAATCAGCGAATAGACGCTCCAGAGGGATCCGTTGGCGAACAGCTGACACATGGCGCCCTTCGGACAAGGGGTGTATTGGCTCATCACCCCGAAATAGAGGGGCTCTCGCATCACGGTCTCGTCACCGGCCGCATTGTTCAAGTTCACCGTGGAATACGTCATCAGGTCCGCATTCGTCACGACGAAATCAAACTGCAGATTGATCGACTTGCGAACCGGGCCACGACTGGTCCCTCCAGGCCCGCCTCCGCCCCCACCGCCCGTGTACGAGGTATTCCCCTTAAAGCGAGCGCCGATGTGGTGGTTCGTTGCCCCATTGTCCATCCCCAGGAGGGGGAGATAGATATTGCGCTCATTCTGCCGCGCCAGGTGCATGGCGTTGCTGAAGGCTTGCGCCGTCGCTTGAGTGTAGGTGATCGAGATTGTCCGAAACAGCTTGGGGTCATAGAGCCCCGCGGTTTTCTCCGCGCGGAAGAAGGCGGAAGGCTCCCCGGCCGTTCCCACCGTTCGCCAGGCCGCGTTGGTGTCATTGCCGGACAGCAGCGGCCCCAGCTGTTTCAAGGTAATCCAGTCCGACAAGTTGCTGCTGGTGGATAGGAGCCAATCCTCGTCCTTGTCCCCATCCACCTTTAAACGCACCTCGCCGCCAGTCACTTGCAGCACAACCGTTCCATCTGCCGCTGCCACGTACCAGCACGAACCGAGCACCAGGCATTTCAACACCACCGAAATACACAGGCGGATCAAAGTTCTCATGATGCTCACTCTACACCACAAGCATTAAGAGAACATGAAGATCCCCGCGTTTTCGGGGCTTCCTGATATTTAGGGTTTCGGAACCATCCGATAAAACTTACGCGAGGAATCGAGAGCAGGATCGCGGTATACGCCGCCGACCGACAACTCGGCCAAATCAACCCAATCCACCAAGTTTTCCGAACTCTGCACCCGATACGAAGTCGAACCAATGCCCTCAACCCGAAGCTCCCAAAACGAGCCGTCGGAGCGGGATACCGTCAATCGGCTCGGGACAAAACGAAAGAGGGTGTTGTGATGCGCGACATACAGAGTGCCGTCCACCATGGCCACGCGCCCTTGCTCACCGGAGAGCCGCAGGGGAAGCTGCCCTGGGATGGAGAGGTATCGGTCCAAGGCTGGAACGGTGCCACTCACGTAGGTGAGCCAGCCATTTGGGAAGAGCTTTTCCAGAGTACTCGGGGCACTAAAGAACGTACGCTGTTGAACCGTCCCATCCGGAGAACGAGTCCATATCTGAGTCGCTCCATTGACCGGATTCAACTTCGGATAGGCCGCCCAACCCGATTCAACCTGAACGTCCAGCGCCCCGCTCTTCCGGGCCACTTGGCCCCGGTCGGCCAGCAATACCTCACCCGCGGGCGTGAAGAGGCGCAGTTGAAGATTCTTGTAGAAAGCGACGTTGGTCCCGTCGGTGGCGGGCAGACTCAGCTCGTGACTCAAGCGAAATCCCAAGGGGGAGTCGGAGGAGGGGATCACATAACCCTCCTGTTCCTCGGAACTCAGGGTGGTTACCTGGGTGATTTGCCGATTCACTAACGGGCGCGAAGGATCATCCGGACGGCTCAGGTAAAGATCCAACTGCCCGGGCGGAGTGATCGAGGCGAGCAAAACATCCCGCCCGGCGCTCAACGCCAACGGCATTTTGCCGTCGCTGCCGATCAAGAATCCGAAGGTTCCCAAGGAATACGTCACTGGGTATCCACCCCGAGCGTACCAGAATGCCAATCCATCCCGAACCTGCGCGGGCCAGCTTCGATTTATGGCCAGGTCCGAGATCCGGCCATCCTTCAGCTCATACCCATCATCGGTGCCCGGCAACAGGATGCCCCAGTCCGCCAGGAATGCGGGATGTTCGGTCCAGGAGGATCCCGAAAGCTTGGGGAAATCGACTCGGGATATCCATTCGCCGCGAAGGGTCTTCACCACAAACGACCGAATGGCTGGATCCTGCGGC of Verrucomicrobiales bacterium contains these proteins:
- a CDS encoding CotH kinase family protein, which codes for MRTLIRLCISVVLKCLVLGSCWYVAAADGTVVLQVTGGEVRLKVDGDKDEDWLLSTSSNLSDWITLKQLGPLLSGNDTNAAWRTVGTAGEPSAFFRAEKTAGLYDPKLFRTISITYTQATAQAFSNAMHLARQNERNIYLPLLGMDNGATNHHIGARFKGNTSYTGGGGGGGPGGTSRGPVRKSINLQFDFVVTNADLMTYSTVNLNNAAGDETVMREPLYFGVMSQYTPCPKGAMCQLFANGSLWSVYSLIQQEDSVLIKEWFPSNNGDRWRAPNNPNSTATTAFGYLGNTNISTYQSRYTLKTDNASSAVAFGRLVHAIDVLNNTPAANLRDAVEDVFAIDNWLWFLAIENIFADDDSYWNKGADYGFYYEIESGRIHPVEHDGNEAFVAGDATLSPVFGATSATRPLLYKLLPIKELRQRYLAHMRTVLSENFNPSVMTSNIQAFHALSVQALIADPRKGITMAAYTNDLVALRTFITNRYNYLMSHAELTPLQPNIVSVQGPTEPVYATQAAAITAHVVSSGSGIHSVWLHFRDKPYGRFTTHQMLDDGTHGDGAANDGLFGAVTSPFPAGNKIHYYIEARANNAAQAARYAPARAENVTYHYEVALSIGSHRGVVINELVSENVSTLADPQGEHEDWVELRNLTSSPVDLTGQYLTDDPASPRKWAFPNGTVVPAHGYLLIWADEDGLAVPGLHASFKLSNQGEELLLIDADARSNQVLDRIQFGPLSSDVSYGRSAADADHWSTLVPTPNAANR